Genomic DNA from Pelosinus sp. UFO1:
TGATTCGTTTATACGCTTCTACACCTGGTTGGTCAAAAGCATCTACATTGGCCAATTCCCCTTCATACGCTACAGATAATGCCAGCATGTAGAGCAATTCCCCTAAATGATATGCATTCAAACGCGGTAATACAAAGGTAGCATTAAAACGTTCATCATTAATCAAGGCCTGCGCATTGGCTTCCCGCGCTACATCCAAAGCTTGGCTAAGACGAAGGGACGAGATCTCGGACAGTTTTGCGACCTTTGGAAACACATCAGGAATGACAGCGTCTTGTTCCCACTCTGCTATTTTTACAAACTGAACCACTTTATCCTTTTTACCATCTTGATGCTGCTGCGTCTGTGCATGCATATCTGTAGTTCCCACCGCTACAATAGGAGTCCGTCCGTAGAATACTTCTTTGCCTTCCCGATCGGTACGTTTCCCTAAAGACTCCGCTAACAATTGTACATACCACTCCGCCACAGATTTTAGATAATCCGCATAAGGCATAAAGACTTCAATATCTCGGCCATATTTCTCCGCTGCGATAAATTTAAGCGCCGCATTCAGTTTTGCAGGATTTTGGTATATATCAGCATTCTGACATACCTTATCCATAGCCTGGGCTCCTGCTAGAAAGGCATCGATATCGAAACCGATACAAGCAGCCGTTACTAGTCCAACTTCAGAAAAAATACTGAACCGGCCACCCACACCATCAGGAACACTAAAGGTAGGCCAACCTTGCTCTGCAGCTAGCTTCTTCAATAAAGTAGCTTTTTCTCCTTCGGCAGGGTCCGTTACCGCAACCACTTCGATCTCTAATAGAGGTGCCTGACGTTTTAAGGCGTCATACACTACCATAAAGGTAGACATGGTATCTAGGGTTCCGCCAGATTTTGAGATAACTACTAAGGCGACTTTATAGCTGTCAGATTGACCATGTACAGCCTTTAATCGTGCTTCTGCCAAAAGATGTTCTACCATGTCGGCAGTCCGTCTCGCATCAATATTATTCCCGTTAAAATACAGCTTAGGATATCCATTGCGCTCTTTCAAGCTTTTGGAATTCCAAAACTCGCCACAATGTACATCAAACAATACCTTATTGCCTAAATAAGAACCGCCAATCCCAAAAGATACTACGGCGTCCACTCGGTTTTTCAGAGATTTGCCAAACTCTTTCAATTTGCCGATAGAGGATGGCGAATTCAGATTGCCCTCTACTACATAGGGCAGCTGAGTGAAGAGTACCTTCTCTGGTGTGCCATCTTTAGATAGGTGCCCTCTTACTTCTCCTGTAGAACGCATATGTATTACTGCCTCTTCAGCAGCGACTAAACGCTCAGCTAAAGCTTCCACATCACTAGACGTTACCTTTCCATCTCCATATAGATTGCCATAATCAAAAGAGAATCCTGAAGCTAATGTTAGACAAGAAGATTTTTTGTTACTCATGCAATAACCCCCTCTTATTTATTTTAACCAACGTTACTTACAATCCCCACCACTACTTTCTTTACTAGACCCTAAAGACCCTACGGTCTTTAATAAGTAGGGCAAAAACTTATCCCGCAGATCAGGACGTTTCAAAGCAAATTCAATGGTTGCTTCCAAGTACCCCTGTTTGTCCCCCACATCATAACGACGTCCTTCAAAATTATAGGCATAGACAGAGTTCTTCTCTATTGCTAAGGTACGCAGAGCATCAGTTAACTGTATCTCCCCGCCCTTACCCGGCTCCGTATTTTCCAGAATATCAAAAATCTCAGGCTGAAGAATATAACGTCCCAGTACCGCCAAACGGGAAGGAGCTTCGCTAGTAGCTGGTTTTTCCACCAAATCCACAGCCTGCCATAAATTATGTTTTACTAATTGCGGCTTTACAATCCCATAATTGCATACTTTATCTTGAGGTACTTCCTGCACTCCCAAGATTGTACCCGGGCAATCTTCATAGACACTCATCATTTGCTTCAAGCAGGGTACGCTGGCATCAATAATATCATCCCCTAAGAGCACGGCAAAAGGTTCATTCCCTACAAACTGTTTGGCGCATAGCACAGCATGTCCTAGGCCTTTAGCTTCCTTTTGGCGTACATAATGTATGGTGACATCAGCGATTTCTTCAACAAGGTTCAACAAATCGTATTTTCCCTGTTCTTTTAGCAGCATTTCTAATTCTACGGATCGGTCAAAATGGTCCTCTATGGAACGCTTATTTCGCCCTGTGATAATGAGAATTTCCTCAATTCCTGACTGTACAGCCTCTTCAATAATATACTGAATGGCAGGTTTATCGACAATCGGTAGCATTTCCTTCGGCTGCGCCTTTGTCGCGGGCAAAAACCGCGTTCCCATCCCCGCTGCTGGAATAACCGCCTTACGAACTTTTCCATGACCCCTTACCATCTATAATGCACCATCCTTACATTTTTTTGAACCACAAAGACACAAAGTACACAAAGATTTTTTACACAACCCAAGTCTATTCTTATCCTCTTTGTGTGCTGCGCTAGCAGCATTGCGCCTTTGTGGTTCGATTTTTTTACTCCATCAGTCCTTCAATCCCTATTCATTTTCCTAACATTTCTATACAAGCCAGTAATTCTGCCGTTTTCTCCTGCATCAGCAACATATTATCCCTACTCTCCACATTGAGTCGAAGCAATGGCTCCGTGTTGGACATTCGGAGGTTAAACCGCCAATCTTGATACTCTACACTAAGCCCATCTGTCCGATCCACAGTGGCGCCCTCTAGGACAAACTGCTTCTCTATTTCCTCGACTACCTTATGTGCATCTGTCACGCGGCGATTAATCTCACCACTCACAGGGAATTTCCCAATCCGCTCCCCTACTAATTCAGATAGAGATTTTCCAGACACACTTATATTTTCTGCGACTAATAACCAAGGAATCATACCACTATCGCAATAGGCGAAATCTCTAAAATAATGATGAGCCGACATTTCCCCACCATAAACTGCATCTTCTTGGCGCATACGTTCCTTAATAAAAGCATGGCCTGTTTTACATAACACAGGAGTACCGCCAGCTTCTTTTACCATTTCAATAGTATTCCAAGTCAAGCGAGGATCATGAATAATTTTCGCCCCTGCATAATGACGCAAAAAGGCTTCCGCTAAACAACCTACTATATAATAACCCTCAACGAACTCTCCCTGCCCGTCAAATAAGAAACATCGATCAAAATCTCCATCCCAAGCTATGCCAAAATCGGCGCCACTCTCTTTTACCGCCTTGGCTGTGGCCTCCCGATTTTCCACTAACAAAGGATTGGGGATACCATGAGGAAAGG
This window encodes:
- the galU gene encoding UTP--glucose-1-phosphate uridylyltransferase GalU, which codes for MVRGHGKVRKAVIPAAGMGTRFLPATKAQPKEMLPIVDKPAIQYIIEEAVQSGIEEILIITGRNKRSIEDHFDRSVELEMLLKEQGKYDLLNLVEEIADVTIHYVRQKEAKGLGHAVLCAKQFVGNEPFAVLLGDDIIDASVPCLKQMMSVYEDCPGTILGVQEVPQDKVCNYGIVKPQLVKHNLWQAVDLVEKPATSEAPSRLAVLGRYILQPEIFDILENTEPGKGGEIQLTDALRTLAIEKNSVYAYNFEGRRYDVGDKQGYLEATIEFALKRPDLRDKFLPYLLKTVGSLGSSKESSGGDCK
- a CDS encoding phosphomannomutase/phosphoglucomutase; this translates as MFSEIAVTREAFKAYDIRGRVPDELNEEVTYRIGRVFVELFGAKRVVVGRDVRLSSESLTKALVQGLTDMGCDVVDIGLCGAEMVYFATFHLGVDGGIMITASHNPMDYNGLKLVRKDAKPISGDTGLRELEDRVVTGDFSLEKCAGIAKGKIEPYDVMKEYVAHLLAYVDISALKPLKIVVNAGNGCAGPTLDALEALLPFTFIKVYHEPNGTFPHGIPNPLLVENREATAKAVKESGADFGIAWDGDFDRCFLFDGQGEFVEGYYIVGCLAEAFLRHYAGAKIIHDPRLTWNTIEMVKEAGGTPVLCKTGHAFIKERMRQEDAVYGGEMSAHHYFRDFAYCDSGMIPWLLVAENISVSGKSLSELVGERIGKFPVSGEINRRVTDAHKVVEEIEKQFVLEGATVDRTDGLSVEYQDWRFNLRMSNTEPLLRLNVESRDNMLLMQEKTAELLACIEMLGK